In one Nostoc sp. KVJ3 genomic region, the following are encoded:
- a CDS encoding class I SAM-dependent methyltransferase — protein MTTQTLGLEQNLYDYLLSVSLREPEILTQLRQETAQHPVGRMQIAPEQGQFLALLVQLLGAKKTLEVGVFTGYSSLVVALALPKDGKVVGCDVSEEFTTIARRYWQQAGVADKIQLHIAPALETLDRLLATGEAESFDFAFIDADKSNYDAYYERSLQLVRPGGLIAIDNVLWSGRVADPQVQDNRTKRIRAFNQKLHQDARVSLSLVAIADGLTLALKK, from the coding sequence ATGACAACTCAAACACTAGGACTGGAACAAAATCTCTATGACTATTTACTATCAGTGTCTCTCCGAGAGCCAGAGATTTTAACCCAACTGAGACAGGAAACAGCCCAGCATCCAGTCGGGAGAATGCAGATTGCTCCTGAACAGGGGCAATTTTTGGCGTTATTAGTGCAGTTGCTGGGAGCGAAAAAAACTCTGGAAGTTGGGGTATTTACTGGTTACAGTTCCCTGGTGGTGGCATTGGCGTTACCGAAGGATGGGAAGGTGGTAGGCTGTGATGTGAGTGAAGAATTTACAACGATCGCTCGGCGTTATTGGCAGCAAGCTGGAGTGGCGGATAAAATTCAACTGCACATTGCCCCAGCCCTGGAAACTTTAGATCGGTTACTCGCAACGGGAGAAGCGGAAAGCTTTGATTTTGCTTTCATCGATGCAGATAAGAGCAACTATGATGCTTATTATGAGCGATCGCTGCAATTAGTGCGGCCGGGGGGACTAATTGCGATCGATAATGTCCTCTGGTCAGGCAGGGTTGCCGACCCCCAAGTGCAGGATAATAGAACTAAAAGGATTCGTGCCTTTAATCAAAAGCTCCATCAAGACGCGCGAGTTAGTCTGAGTTTAGTAGCGATCGCAGATGGCTTGACTCTGGCACTGAAAAAGTGA
- a CDS encoding alpha-amylase family glycosyl hydrolase, translated as MPIDLLSRKKTHFVLWRVGASELAPTLYIGNTTPESPDRLAKFREIPLRQSAEFPELWEVSAQESGLTEGKVYFYWFKVRNSDPYSSANINQTLYCTDPTATTVDRRFPAPTPSESGGVTSFDPASVVLYQNGTLIPCDPEGQTVNWEGDAPLETLPTNNQLVIYELPTRWTKISSNGLIEEGTGTFRDVLALLIPEAIAPTFPMITALKNRAHLAELGINALELLPPEDSDDNLNWGYGTANYFAADFDLGHPDSQSAPTASTDLAHLIKVCHQQGLRFFVDVVMAFSRNNPYHNVNFLEFYIKWASGDPEQGSRDGFGGDLFKYNYWVEGYNPTTGQKSRLVPAREYLKAHIAHWLEYYRVDGLRLDSVNNIANYDFLQEFKDFARTLWDKRGGSGDRFLVVGEELSVPLSLIKQNRLDGLWNEKFKQIIRQVILGKNAWDEPSFEWSIRKLIDCRNLGFTDGSQAVNYITSHDVGGYGNERFFNYLVSNGIANTEPRIKLAFVSLLTSVGIPMILAGDEFADQQDLPPTDDHKQIDPVNYSRVKDDWRQRIFQYVARLVRLRKTSEALAVNDTKFIHVDFNDGKRVLVWQRGNKADQLVVVVANFSDYGTPPASEYRVPNWPTTPVGKQWKEITQERIVPSEWVGREGIFPWEAKVYALV; from the coding sequence ATGCCTATCGATCTATTAAGCCGCAAAAAAACTCATTTTGTCTTGTGGCGTGTCGGTGCTTCAGAACTAGCTCCCACTCTCTACATTGGCAACACGACTCCCGAAAGCCCAGACAGATTAGCTAAATTTAGAGAAATTCCGCTTCGTCAATCAGCAGAATTTCCAGAATTGTGGGAAGTTTCGGCTCAAGAGTCTGGTTTGACTGAAGGAAAGGTTTACTTTTACTGGTTTAAAGTCCGCAACTCAGACCCCTACAGTTCTGCTAATATTAACCAAACTCTCTACTGCACAGATCCAACAGCGACCACTGTAGATCGACGCTTTCCTGCACCAACGCCGTCAGAATCGGGAGGCGTTACTAGCTTTGATCCGGCAAGCGTCGTGCTTTATCAAAATGGAACGCTGATTCCCTGCGATCCCGAAGGGCAAACTGTAAATTGGGAAGGCGATGCTCCTTTAGAGACACTGCCAACCAATAATCAATTGGTGATTTACGAATTACCAACCCGATGGACAAAGATTAGCTCAAATGGATTAATTGAAGAAGGAACTGGTACATTTCGTGACGTACTGGCACTGTTGATCCCAGAAGCGATCGCTCCGACTTTTCCGATGATTACCGCCTTGAAGAACCGCGCTCATCTTGCAGAACTGGGAATCAACGCCTTAGAACTTCTGCCACCAGAAGATAGTGATGATAATCTCAATTGGGGCTATGGTACAGCAAATTATTTTGCCGCAGATTTTGACTTGGGTCATCCAGATAGCCAGTCAGCACCGACTGCTTCAACTGATTTAGCTCATCTGATTAAAGTCTGCCATCAGCAAGGGTTGCGCTTTTTTGTGGATGTGGTGATGGCATTCTCGCGGAATAATCCTTACCATAACGTTAATTTTTTGGAATTTTATATCAAATGGGCCAGTGGCGATCCAGAACAAGGGTCAAGAGATGGCTTTGGTGGGGATTTATTTAAGTACAACTATTGGGTAGAGGGCTATAATCCCACTACTGGGCAAAAGTCCAGGCTTGTGCCAGCCCGTGAATACTTAAAAGCCCATATAGCCCACTGGTTAGAATACTATCGGGTTGATGGTCTGCGCTTGGATAGCGTGAACAATATTGCCAACTATGACTTTTTGCAAGAATTTAAGGATTTTGCCCGCACCCTTTGGGACAAAAGAGGCGGAAGCGGCGATCGCTTCCTCGTAGTTGGCGAAGAGTTGAGTGTACCCCTATCTCTGATCAAACAAAATCGTCTGGATGGACTTTGGAATGAAAAATTTAAGCAAATCATCCGACAAGTGATTTTAGGTAAGAATGCCTGGGATGAACCTAGCTTTGAATGGAGTATCCGCAAACTAATTGATTGTCGAAACTTAGGCTTTACAGATGGCTCTCAGGCGGTCAACTATATAACTTCCCATGATGTTGGCGGTTATGGTAATGAGCGTTTCTTCAACTACCTGGTTAGTAATGGAATTGCTAATACTGAACCGCGCATTAAGTTAGCATTTGTATCCCTGCTTACCTCTGTTGGAATTCCCATGATCCTTGCCGGAGACGAATTTGCCGATCAGCAAGATTTGCCTCCAACAGATGACCATAAACAGATTGATCCAGTTAACTACAGCCGTGTGAAAGATGATTGGCGGCAACGCATTTTCCAATACGTTGCAAGGTTAGTTCGCTTGCGTAAGACTTCCGAAGCTTTAGCTGTGAATGATACTAAGTTTATTCATGTTGACTTTAATGATGGTAAGCGAGTTCTAGTCTGGCAGCGTGGTAATAAAGCCGATCAATTAGTAGTTGTAGTAGCGAATTTCTCCGACTACGGTACTCCTCCTGCTTCTGAGTACAGAGTACCGAATTGGCCTACAACCCCAGTTGGCAAACAGTGGAAGGAAATTACTCAAGAGCGGATAGTTCCATCAGAATGGGTAGGCAGAGAAGGTATCTTCCCGTGGGAAGCGAAAGTGTACGCTCTAGTTTAA
- a CDS encoding AAA-like domain-containing protein, with protein MSVEDILQAVETILQDKPLASIQYFVLSQSWLGKTYGEMAEESGYRDNYIKEVGSELWQDLSAALGKKITKKNLHLALQKYLQDKIGNQKNQSQQDFVEKEAREQGAGSRGEGSDGDSTPPEREPLNRSEGLRPMFRSAPRQGEGVIFPCSLPPSPCLFVEESSLEMVSPDFFSASKIEFPSGPVPLGSPLYINRPPLEELVCNEILYPGCLIRIKAPRKTGKSSLLNRMIAYAREQGYQIVYLDFQEADEGVFASLDKFLRWFCVNVSRQLNLFPCLDDFWDTEMGSKVSCKIYFEAYLLQYIDCSPLVLALNEVHRVFEHPNIAQDFLPMLRFWHEQAKQDQLWQKLRMVVVHTTEIYIPLKLNQSPFNVGITITLPPLTLNQVQNLALRYGLNCAADTEGAKRLAPLQAMVGGHPYLVSLALYHLCQEEMTLEVLLETASTPVGIYSQHLRELLSLLQKEPELMSAMQQVIATDEKVELDAIAAYKLESMGLVKLNGNQAQVMCELYRLYFSQQLGKHSG; from the coding sequence ATGTCAGTAGAAGATATTCTGCAAGCAGTAGAAACAATTCTGCAAGACAAGCCTCTTGCTTCCATTCAGTATTTTGTGCTGTCTCAGTCATGGTTGGGCAAAACTTACGGTGAAATGGCAGAGGAATCAGGCTACCGCGACAATTACATCAAGGAAGTTGGCTCTGAGTTGTGGCAAGACCTTTCCGCAGCACTGGGAAAAAAAATAACGAAAAAAAACCTGCATTTAGCCTTGCAGAAATACCTGCAAGACAAGATAGGCAATCAGAAAAATCAGAGTCAACAAGATTTTGTTGAAAAAGAGGCAAGAGAGCAGGGAGCAGGGAGCAGGGGAGAAGGTTCAGATGGGGATTCGACCCCACCTGAACGAGAACCACTTAACAGAAGTGAGGGACTCAGACCCATGTTCCGCTCCGCTCCACGGCAGGGGGAAGGGGTCATTTTCCCCTGCTCCCTGCCCCCTTCCCCCTGCCTCTTCGTTGAAGAATCTAGCTTAGAAATGGTTTCTCCAGACTTTTTTTCAGCAAGCAAGATCGAATTTCCTAGCGGCCCTGTCCCACTGGGTTCTCCTCTTTACATCAATCGTCCTCCCCTAGAAGAACTTGTATGTAACGAGATTTTATACCCTGGTTGCTTAATCCGAATCAAAGCACCCAGAAAGACAGGAAAAAGTTCACTGCTGAACCGGATGATTGCTTATGCTAGAGAGCAAGGTTATCAAATTGTCTATTTGGACTTTCAGGAGGCTGATGAAGGCGTTTTTGCTTCTCTGGATAAATTCTTGCGTTGGTTTTGTGTCAATGTCAGTAGACAATTAAATCTGTTTCCCTGTCTAGATGATTTTTGGGATACAGAAATGGGCAGCAAAGTAAGCTGCAAAATCTATTTTGAAGCATATCTGCTGCAATATATTGATTGTAGTCCTCTAGTTTTGGCTTTAAATGAAGTCCATCGAGTTTTTGAACATCCTAATATTGCCCAAGACTTTCTGCCAATGCTGCGATTTTGGCACGAACAAGCAAAGCAGGATCAACTCTGGCAAAAACTGCGGATGGTGGTAGTTCACACCACAGAAATTTATATTCCACTCAAGCTTAATCAATCGCCTTTCAATGTCGGGATAACAATTACGCTGCCACCGTTAACTCTCAATCAGGTACAGAATTTAGCATTGCGTTACGGGCTAAATTGTGCAGCAGACACCGAAGGGGCAAAACGCCTTGCACCTCTACAAGCAATGGTAGGAGGACATCCATATTTGGTGAGCCTTGCGTTATATCATCTATGTCAGGAAGAAATGACATTAGAAGTATTATTAGAAACCGCATCTACACCAGTGGGAATTTACAGTCAGCATTTACGAGAACTGTTGAGCTTACTGCAAAAAGAACCAGAATTAATGTCAGCGATGCAACAAGTAATTGCAACAGATGAAAAAGTAGAGCTAGATGCGATCGCTGCTTATAAGTTAGAAAGTATGGGTTTAGTTAAACTCAACGGCAATCAAGCTCAGGTGATGTGTGAATTATATCGCCTTTATTTTAGCCAACAGCTTGGAAAGCACTCAGGGTAG
- a CDS encoding AAA-like domain-containing protein, giving the protein MNSYRYQVGGTLTTDAPSYIERRADVEIYEALKQGEFCYILSCRQMGKSSLMVKTKHRLQQEGFRCATVDMTNIGCENITPEQWYKGVVGDLWLGFKLLGKVNLKTWWQEQNDISWIQKLSRFISEILLAQFPNERLFIFIDEIDSILSLNFSVDDFFSFIRFCYNQRAINPEYHRITFAIFGVATPSDLILYSNHTTPFNFGKAIRVNGFTFEEAQPLSLGLDIKDNNPQKVLKEVLSWTKGQPFLTQKLCRLIVSLSQDDVGRTLKIPPGTEEFWIENVVRSHIIDKWESQDEPEHLRTIRDRILSNEQITARLLGIYQQVLQGVEVSADDSREQVELLLSGLVVKKQGFLQIKNRIYQEVFNLEWVGKKLAYLRPYYETFNAWIASKETDESRLLRGKALIDAQIWANGKSLSNLDYRFLAASEELDRREMQQALEAERAREVEARLAEQQKRLIQQKKASTIVTLLLAGMTIKLAISIVWGVSLLRKIDALESQLKCNQIGHQRKVITASSRLGDNSHR; this is encoded by the coding sequence ATGAACAGTTATCGATACCAAGTTGGTGGCACTTTAACTACTGACGCTCCCAGCTATATTGAGCGGAGAGCAGATGTGGAAATTTATGAAGCCTTGAAACAAGGTGAATTTTGCTACATCCTAAGCTGTAGGCAAATGGGCAAATCTTCACTTATGGTAAAAACAAAACATCGCTTACAACAAGAAGGTTTTAGATGTGCCACCGTTGACATGACTAATATTGGTTGCGAAAATATAACTCCAGAACAGTGGTATAAAGGAGTTGTAGGCGATCTATGGTTGGGTTTTAAACTGTTAGGAAAAGTAAATTTAAAAACATGGTGGCAAGAACAAAATGATATTTCTTGGATTCAGAAACTTAGCCGCTTTATTTCGGAAATCCTGTTAGCTCAGTTTCCTAACGAAAGACTATTCATTTTCATTGATGAAATTGATAGTATTCTCAGTCTTAATTTCTCTGTTGATGACTTTTTTAGCTTCATTAGGTTCTGTTATAATCAACGAGCAATTAATCCCGAATATCATCGGATTACATTTGCAATTTTTGGTGTTGCTACGCCTTCAGATTTAATTTTATATTCAAATCATACTACACCGTTTAATTTTGGCAAAGCCATTCGCGTCAATGGTTTCACATTTGAAGAAGCTCAACCACTATCTTTAGGGCTGGATATTAAAGACAATAATCCTCAGAAAGTTTTGAAAGAAGTATTAAGTTGGACAAAAGGGCAACCATTTCTTACTCAAAAGCTGTGTCGGCTGATTGTGAGTTTATCTCAAGATGATGTAGGTAGAACGCTAAAAATTCCCCCAGGCACAGAAGAATTTTGGATAGAAAATGTGGTGCGATCGCACATCATCGATAAATGGGAATCACAAGATGAACCGGAGCATTTGCGGACAATTCGCGATCGCATCCTCAGCAACGAACAAATTACCGCCAGATTGCTAGGAATTTATCAGCAAGTCCTCCAAGGAGTAGAAGTTTCAGCCGACGATAGTCGAGAACAGGTAGAACTGTTGTTGTCTGGTTTGGTGGTGAAAAAGCAAGGTTTTCTCCAAATCAAAAACCGAATTTATCAAGAAGTTTTCAATTTAGAATGGGTTGGAAAAAAATTAGCTTATTTGCGCCCCTATTACGAAACCTTCAATGCATGGATAGCCTCAAAGGAAACAGATGAATCTCGCTTATTACGTGGAAAAGCTTTAATTGATGCTCAGATTTGGGCAAATGGCAAAAGCTTGAGCAATTTAGATTATAGATTTCTAGCTGCTAGTGAAGAATTAGATCGGCGGGAAATGCAGCAAGCATTAGAAGCTGAACGTGCTAGAGAAGTTGAAGCACGACTTGCAGAACAACAAAAAAGGCTAATTCAACAAAAGAAAGCTTCTACAATAGTCACACTCTTGCTTGCAGGTATGACAATCAAATTGGCGATTTCTATAGTATGGGGAGTGTCACTTTTAAGAAAGATTGATGCTTTAGAATCACAGTTAAAATGTAACCAGATAGGGCATCAGAGGAAAGTAATAACGGCAAGTTCTAGGTTAGGTGACAACTCTCACCGCTAA